One Gossypium hirsutum isolate 1008001.06 chromosome A08, Gossypium_hirsutum_v2.1, whole genome shotgun sequence genomic window, GAGGTACACATTTCATGCTATGTGTCACTATTTGGTTAATATGCTAGTCACACtggtttttaatagtacaaatggaTTGATGGATggagtttttaataaaaaatgatcaatttactctttaatctaatgtataaagactaatttattattttccaGTAAAAAaggcaaaatataatttaacatctaACACAAGAACCTCTATTACAATTTTACCTAAAAACTAAAACTATAATTGCACCTAAATAATCAATTATTTGTTAGTGTGATTTTAAAGATGTAGTTGGATGCTGGGCCTGGTTGTTGGGGGAATCCCATTGCTCGCCTTTGACTTTTGTAGGGACAGTAAAACAAAATGTACCATCTAAGAAAGCACTAATGACTAAACCAGGCACAGCATCCATCTACATCTAAATAATCTAAAAACCAACACCCCATTCGCGGTCCAATTAATTTGATGAAAtattttccttcaatttatttattagtttaattgtataaattattaaaaaattaatttattaaaaatagaaaaaaatggttaaatataaaaatttaaatttaaatatcaacTAATATATTAAACCAAACATAATGTAAAGGTTTATTTAgtatattgttaaaaaatataaatataatttcaccTTGGTGGTTGAGGCGATGATCACTTTGTCCTCATTTATGTTTAAACTCAGTAAGGCACACTTACGATGACAGCTTTCCCTTAAACACTGTCAATTCCAAGTAATTTTTTGGTAATATAATTTAAGAATTTATGAATTTCCCACCACATTTATTAtggttattttttaattatttaataatattttaataatttttgatgtaattgacacataattttgatatttgtttACTTTGAATGCTGAACttaaacttaaaacccaaaacttcaaatcTTAAACTCGAACTCAAACTTTGAATCTCAAACTCAAAATTTGAATCCAAGTTTAGAGTTTAAAGTTCAAGTTCAGGATTCGAGGTTCATGGTTCAAgataaaaaatttactaaaattatgtcaatgacatgaaaaattttgttgaaatatcattaaataattaaaaaagggtCATAAATGACATAGTGAGAaagatctataaaataatttcttgtaTAATTTTATTAGTGAATCAAATAATATccctaatcatatatatatactcaaaaaaGTGTTGGGCTGATAACTAAAACGAATGTGGCCCAAGCATCAAAACACTATTACATAATTACGACGTCGTTTCTTGTGAAGTCAACAAAGTCAAAAGGCCCTTTTAGCTATGGCCCGAGAGCCCTAAAATCCCAAGTCCACAGCAAACCTGGCAGGTTCTTCTTCTCCTCTCTCCGGCTTCCTTCCACAGTGCCATTGGCTCTCTCTCCCCTGCCTCTCTCTTCAACATGAAGCTCGTCAGGTCATTTTATGCCATGAAAATTTCGTTTCTTTGTGTTTACGAAGTGAATGTgtagcaaaattttaaaaaacaaaaatcatttttgattcttaatatatgattttgaaatgtCGTGAGCAGGTTTTTAATGAAGTTGAACAATGAAACGGTATCGATTGAGCTTAAGAATGGAACCATTGTTCACGGTACCATCACAGGTTCCACCTCTTTCctctttctcctttccttttttttcccgaATTTAAGGGTTTagctaaaccctaaaccctaaaccctccGTTTAGCGAATTTGTGAAACCTTGATATCCAAAAAGAAATCGTGCAATGTGCCATAGGCAGTGAaggtttatttcataatttaaatctcAATTGCGTATTTTTTGTGGCTGAACTATTTGGTTAAATTAATTACTATCTTTAAAATTGGGGGATCGATTTAGGTGCTGTGTTCACGcattgtattatatatttaaggtGAATTGGTATTGGACCTATGATTATGGTAGTTTTGATGCATTGGATTAGCGATTCTTCGAATCACATGAAGTTTAGTAATGAATCAGCAATCCGTTACGTGAGCCTTTGGAATTTGGTGATTTTGGTATGGCAGCCGGTGGTGATTTTGGTGGCCAGAATTTGGAAATTGAGGGGGTTAGAAATAGAATCAATAGAGAGTAAAAGGTCTCCTAAATGCCACATCATTCATACTTTTCCCACGTCATTAGCACACGTGTCTATTGAATCCGTGTTACCGTACCACATGCTGTAGGGTTGTAAATGAACCGAGCTTGAACTAATAGGCTTCTGTTCAtgttcatttgttttttttaagttgtTCATGTTCGgttcattttcattaaaattttcagaattgtGTTCATGTTTGTATAATTGTTCATGGTTGTTCATTTAAGTTAAACGAACAAGTTGATGAATATTAAACAAACATGTCCATGAATATGTTCATGAACTGTTCATTGGACGCCTTGTTCATTTACAGCACTATGCAACTGTGCTTGATAATAGCAATTTCTTGCCTGACTAATCAATTGAACTTGTTTTTACTTCATTTTGAAAGCTTGTACAGTTATGTActgcaaaataataaaagattatAGGTTTATTTACGGGCAATAAGATTTCAACAGCATAGTTTCTTTTGCTTATTAAAAGTTgagtgtatgtttgtatattaaGCCCTTATTGCCCTACACCTGTTGGCATGCAAATTTTCATGACTGGTTTAATTTGCTACATTTCTTTTAGGTGTGGATATCAGTATGAACACCCATCTGAAAACCGTGAAACTCACTTTGAAAGGGAAAAATCCGGTCACTTTAGATCACCTTAGTGTGCGGGGTAACAATATTCGCTACTATATCCTGCCTGACAGCTTAAATCTCGAGACGCTGCTAGTTGAAGAGACACCTAGGGTGAAACCTAAGAAGCCAACAGCTGGTATTTGCCGTTTCTCTCTTGCTGTTTTCCCATGTGTTCTTAATCCTACTTGTATAagcttgtttttttctttttgtagtaTTGATCTCTCTTGTGCATTTCCAAATTCAGGGAAGCCTTTGGGACGTGGTCGGGGTCGTGGCCGTGGGCGTGGACGTGGTCGAGGCCGTTAAATATGCACTGTATTTTTGGGACAGCTGGATATGGAGACAGCTTTGTTGTAGGGTGAATTCCTTTGGTGATGTTACGAATACTATAGGGAagttgtattgggatttttctattttatgagatttttggCCTGGTTTGGATAGCTTAATCATGAAAACCTGAGATTCCTTGAActctttctttttaaattattattttcaaaatctgcccTTATAGGATCTGATCAAGTCAGAAACTATTGAATTCGGATTAACagtaaaaaaactaatttaattagaTCCCTATAATAGAGTTATCTCTCATATACATTTACCCTTCAAAATACCAGTGTAAGTGCCTAAATTATATTCCTTACTTTTTTTTCAAATCTTAAGACATAATTAGTACACGTTTTTCGGTTGAATTTGAGCTTAATCAATTATTAATTTCAGCGTAGGGTTGTTCAAActgtaattgaattaaactaatattaatcgaattttttaattttttaatcgaattgaaattttttcaaaaaaatattaactgaACCAAAGTATTTTGGTTAATTTAGTAAGTTAGTCAAATTAacagaaatttatattttttttttgttaaaataagcataaaacataaaaaaattgataattttcatttgaccgaattatccgaattaaaactacatataatttgtattattaattattaagttcggttaattcggttaattactCGATTTCGAACCAAATTAACTAATactcaaacttttaaaaaatcattagCCAACTTCTGACCGAATTAGATTGGTTAATtgatcgattaaccgaattagatcGGTTCGGTCAGTTAATTTGGTTTTAACCGAAATTTGAACACCTCTACTTTAGCGTACTCGAATCCACGTCTTCCTACACTGACCACAATCCCGATACCAaccgagctaagactcaattgacatttttcatttgcttttttttctcaagttttggttgtttcaaaatattttacttgAGTTTCAATTGTTTTGAGTCTATGTCATTTTAAACTTAGATAATTTAGGTTGGGGTTCATatagtaaaagtatcatgaaaacCCTGTACTAgtagtcagattgcattttacaTTCTCTACTTTAAAAATAGTCAGTTAGTCCTTGATCAAAGaacaaattgaccatttcaattaaaattttcatccatttttactattaaaaactggtgtACCCGATAAAATAACCAGACAATTACACACAACATGCCATGTGTACCaccataatacttttaccgatTTCAAATATTTATTCAAATGATTAGAGGTGGATATCATTTTTAAATTGGAGTTattaaatttgtgattaaatCAGATTTGGGTGGAAATTCTAGATTGGGATCGTAACAATCACGAAAATCATGTATAAAAATAGAAGTGGAATATTGGGAAAGTTTGGAAGCAATGTGGCCAAAGTGCTGACCTTTCATTATCAAAGttaaacaacaaataaataaaaaaggttggTGAGAAGGTTAGGCCAGGAGGCATAGAGAGACCAGTAAATAGGTGTAGCGCACGTTTCTAGCTTAGCCTCGCTGCTCAGCATCGCCAATTCCCCATCTAACATTCTTACTCTGATGGTATATTTCACCCCCCAAAAAACAATCACTACACTCAATATAACTAAACTGTTggcttgattttaaaaaaattataaaatattcacagaattattagaaaatttttatttatgtaagtGAGTTATTAAGATGTTTTTTTAACGTTTGACTAACTAGTTTCAAGGAACAATTTGATTATTTATATAGTAGATTAATACTCACTGATGAGTAAAAGAGCATACTAAGTTGATTTGACGATCAATGTTGAATACCAGAGAAGAGAGTTATTTAGATTTTGGTTCGCAGATTCATTACATTCAAAGTTACTTCATGAAAAAATAACTGTACAAGAGGAGGAAGTCAGCTTTTGATTGGTTCAAGTTGTGCGAATAGAGAATATCATATAGCATGAATTTTAACAGTtgaatgacttaaataaaaattttcaaatagtttaatgagcattttataactttttgaagttaaatgattaaaacataaacaaactaatagtttaataattttgGGTGTAGTCTTCCCTCAAAAAATTCGAATAAAGTCTAATTTGTCAAAATAagtacaaaaaatttaaatacaaaattagtataaaattaaaattttgaagtgaATCATATTATTATGAAcagttaaaaattcaaaaaaaaaaaaaaaacccaatcaATCTGAACTCTAACTCACCCCTTACCACAATTAGGGATGACAAAAAACTCAAACTTGATAGGTTCTCACCCGACCTAATCTGATAAGAGATATATAAATTAAGTTTTGAGGCGAGTTGAAATGGGTGAAATTCTTCACCTTCTCGCCACACGACTAGACTAGGCTATACCTTTAGTAATATTAATTCTCTGCGGCATCTACTTCCCACAAACCTGTTTATGGCAGCAAATTAATAGGTAGTTTAGTTGGAGcatatataaatgaaattatgaattagtGTGCACATAATGttcaaacactaaaattaaatgACCGATCGGAGTTTTAAATCTATATTTTCAGTAAGCTAAGTTATTGAATTTCGTAAATCTATCAACTAGggcgaaattagaaattttgtgtCCCAAAATTGAGATACAATGGAATTTTCTTTTGAGGGAGCTAAAAGATTTAATGGAAGGATTTAACGAGGggctaaattaattattaaatttttagagGGGATAAATAGGAAATTGGACCATTTAAACAAAAGGGCCAAAGCTATTGGCCTCTACCTTCGCACCCCTATCAATTTCAACTCAAATCCTAATATGAACCACCCTATTTTATTGTAAAAAAGTCAATACACCTTAAATTGATCgaacaaaatttaatttgatttgaaatttatatcgacccaaattcataattaactGAACCTAAAGTGACTCCGACCAATAATTCGAAATACTTAGAACTTGGATCTCACACCAAGGGATGGagatagaattttcttttgagaGGGCtagaattgaattaatttttttttcaaggccAAACCGCAAACTTTTTCATTGTATTACTTTGTATTCTAACAACTTTTAAAGGGACTATAAAATAGTTTTACCATTGGCAAGAGTCCAAGCAAAAATCTTACTAACATTCTTAGTATTCCCATTTCCTAAACCAAAATAACTCAAGAAATTTCAAATCCCAACATGTAATAGTCCGATTttaatgaaatcgaaacagtggttttgggaccacaaatcctagtctggaagaaaaataattttaatattatttcatgatctgcattatgattgaaatatcgtatgaaaatttcgttaagaaaattttaccgattttatgtttaatttgagggaaatgaccaaattgcataaagtgcaaaagttgaattctagtagctagaggaATCAAATAGCTACGAAAttcaaaattgggggtctttataTGACAAATAAACCatttagaggagttagtagataagtatgcttagtcatcaatggaaaattaaataaaggaaagaatgaaattggaaagatgaaataattaaagatgataaattaattaaataacaaaatatcatcatattcatcatctttcccaaattaaagacatgaaaaccctagttatgggTATTAAGCTCAAGCAAACTATTTTGGCTTAATTAGATCCAGATAGATCAAGTACGGAGTTAGaacgagggaaagaaaaaaatgtcagattagtagattacaAATCCAtgaacacttgtcgaggtaagttcgtgcaattaaattatataattatatgtttgaattgaatgttatgtatATGTATGGTGTAATTGACATATATGAAAATCAGTCACATATCCGACAATGTTCGACAAATATTAAGTCccgtttaaataaatgaaattcgatggatacagggtttttgaattggttgtggccctgcatgtgttgcggacatacCACAactcgaaagagcgtcccgttattagctcttatgagcatcccgatacTTAGCTCTCATGagtttcccgttatatggttcttgtgagCTTCTCGTTAATAGCTACTCAGAGCATCCAGATCGGTTGTGATcttacatgtgttgtggacacaccacagctcttatgagcgtctcgATATATGGCTTCCTAGAGCTTCTCAATTAAAGGCTCTTTCTTAAGCTTTCCAATCAATAGCTCTCcagagcttcccgttacatggctcatatAAGctccctgttatatggctcgaaagagtttcccatttatgtgctcgtatgagcattcccgaatatgaattgacggattatagatttctacactttgtgtgtactacctatgtatccatcgatattttaaatgatttaacgagtaaaatcctgacatgagaaaatatatgaatttgaaatGAATCATTATCCCTATTTActgaaatatatggaaatgatttgtacatgttatatggataCATGATATGGAAAATAAATGTATATGACAATTTGTTGATTATTAAGCTTatatatgtttcttgatatttctatgaaatacatgactaacatgtttggtaaggatatgtgtttagacatttggccaaattggtttgagcATGTTGAgtttgcttaccttaaatgtgaattaaatgataagttaatttcccgttatacgaacttactaagcattaaatgcttactctattttattttctttgttttttagtaatttagaagcttgttgggttggaagcttggcggagatatctcacactatccatcagctcatttcgatatatatataataaactaaattttggttataatggcatgtatagactaaagctaaattttataaatatgacATTAATATGTTTGATGTATGATTTGTTATGGTTGAATGCTGAATACTAATAGGCATATTGAGGCATTATTTGATTTGGTAGATTTAATACAGGTAGGCCTATATGTGTGATTGGCAAATAAGTAAGTATAATTACTTAAttatatgaatattaaattatataaattatatgtatttgatctgtaaatttcagtaatactccgtaatcatattctggcgatggatatgagttaagggtgttacacaacaTACTCAATTGAAAGAATATTAATGCCTAAAtactcaaaagaaaaaaagaagaagagattaATGCTCCAATAATTGTTATTAATTGTCGCTGTATCATTTAATATTGATGGTTGACTGTCATTTTTGGCTACCAAGGATTTGAATATTTAATGTTgtttcttttataatatataaattcgttttatagtttatatttaagGTTCATGACTGTTcgttttaataatattatctttaAAGTTCGAACTAAATTCTTCTCTAAAAACTACAATATATCTTTTCACTATATCTAattatttattgatatatttaatatggTTTTTAAATCAAGCAAACAGTGAACAGCCATTTGTCTtgtttaattcttgctgttttttTACCCAGATTATAGGGAAGCAAAgtagttgttttcttttttctttttggccaGTTGTTGTTTAATGGTCCTAAAGTAAACATTAATTGATTACTGAGATTTGAACATGCATCAATCGGAGtattaaaatcttaatttt contains:
- the LOC121204665 gene encoding small nuclear ribonucleoprotein SmD1a; the protein is MKLVRFLMKLNNETVSIELKNGTIVHGTITGVDISMNTHLKTVKLTLKGKNPVTLDHLSVRGNNIRYYILPDSLNLETLLVEETPRVKPKKPTAGKPLGRGRGRGRGRGRGRGR